The Nocardioides panzhihuensis genome has a segment encoding these proteins:
- the hrpB gene encoding ATP-dependent helicase HrpB — MRGGCGSASRPRTDGPSRPPRHFGHTAGVSDPLRKLLAAPPDLPVTAGLAALEEALRTSGVAVVQAPPGTGKTTLVPPAVAGVVAGRVVVTQPSRIAARAAARRLAHLLGEPVGETVGYSVRGDRRTSRRTRVEIVTTGLLLRRIQHDPELPGVGAVVLDEVHERHLDADLTLALLIDVRANLREDLALVAMSATVEAERTAALLGGGGAPVIRVPGALHPVQAVWCPLPAGVRRTDDRGITPAFHDHVAATVRRALVEHEGDVLVFVPGVAEVNATVRRLAGLDADVHALHGRLSGAEQDRALSEGPRRRVIVSTAVAESSLTVPGVRVVVDAGFSREPRTDHRRGLASLVTVAVSRAAAEQRAGRAGRLGPGAVLRCWSEAEHAHLATHPEPEIATADLTAFALEVACWGSHDVHDLGLLDQPPAHALSAAKEVLVDLGAMTEDGRATPRGRVIAGVPVDPRLARALIDGADLVGARRAAEVVAMLSEDVRAPGGDLVAALRSLRGDKRAGSWRTQVTRLEKIAGQGHGQALTDDVAVGLVVALAHPDRIARKRSGSSSYLMASGTGAALDPRDPGPLAGLEWLAVGDAERRPGQREARIRAAAPLTEDLALEAAPSLWTEVDEVTWKAGRVVARRRTLLGAIELSSVPLSDPPAQAVTDAIRDAVASEGIALLTWSEAATALRARLDFLHRALGDPWPDVSDAALTQKLDSWIGPQLARVRSAQDLRRIDVAAALRAMLPWPQAGRLDDLAPERVEVPSGSIVRIDYSADQPVLAVRLQEVFGWTAAPVLADGRVPLLLHLLSPARRPAAVTADLESFWDNGYPGVRADLRGRYPKHAWPDDPRSAPATARTNKPRPRR, encoded by the coding sequence ATGCGAGGTGGTTGCGGGTCCGCGAGTCGACCGCGAACCGACGGGCCGTCTCGTCCGCCGAGGCACTTCGGGCACACTGCAGGAGTGTCCGACCCACTGCGCAAGCTCCTCGCGGCGCCGCCCGACCTCCCCGTCACCGCGGGTCTGGCGGCCCTCGAGGAGGCACTCCGCACCAGCGGGGTCGCGGTGGTGCAGGCGCCACCGGGCACGGGCAAGACGACCCTGGTCCCGCCCGCGGTCGCAGGAGTCGTCGCGGGTCGGGTCGTCGTCACGCAGCCCAGCCGCATCGCGGCCCGCGCTGCCGCCCGGCGGCTGGCTCACCTGCTGGGCGAACCGGTTGGCGAGACGGTCGGCTACTCCGTCCGCGGGGACCGGCGCACCAGTCGACGGACCCGGGTCGAGATCGTCACGACCGGCCTGCTGCTCCGGCGGATCCAGCACGATCCCGAGCTGCCCGGCGTCGGGGCGGTCGTGCTCGACGAGGTGCACGAGCGCCACCTCGACGCCGACCTGACCCTGGCGCTGCTCATCGACGTCCGCGCCAACCTGCGCGAGGACCTGGCTCTGGTGGCGATGTCGGCCACCGTCGAGGCCGAACGGACGGCCGCCCTGCTCGGCGGAGGAGGCGCTCCGGTGATCCGCGTCCCGGGTGCCCTGCACCCGGTGCAGGCGGTCTGGTGCCCGCTGCCTGCGGGAGTACGCCGCACCGACGACCGGGGCATCACTCCGGCGTTCCACGACCATGTCGCAGCGACCGTGAGGCGTGCGCTGGTGGAGCACGAGGGGGACGTCCTGGTCTTCGTGCCGGGTGTCGCGGAGGTCAACGCGACCGTACGACGCCTCGCTGGCCTCGACGCCGACGTGCACGCCCTGCACGGACGCCTGTCCGGGGCCGAGCAGGACCGCGCGCTCAGCGAGGGCCCACGCCGACGGGTGATCGTCTCGACTGCGGTCGCCGAGTCGTCGCTGACCGTGCCCGGGGTGCGGGTGGTGGTGGATGCCGGGTTCTCGCGCGAGCCGCGCACCGACCACCGTCGCGGGCTGGCTTCCCTGGTCACCGTCGCCGTGAGTCGGGCAGCCGCCGAGCAGCGGGCGGGTCGTGCCGGACGGCTGGGCCCGGGCGCCGTGCTGCGCTGTTGGTCCGAGGCGGAGCACGCGCACCTGGCTACCCACCCCGAACCCGAGATCGCCACCGCCGACCTGACGGCCTTCGCCCTGGAGGTGGCGTGCTGGGGCAGTCACGACGTGCACGACCTGGGGCTGCTCGACCAGCCTCCGGCGCACGCACTGTCGGCGGCCAAGGAGGTGCTGGTGGACCTCGGTGCGATGACCGAGGACGGGCGAGCCACCCCACGGGGACGGGTGATCGCCGGCGTACCGGTCGACCCCAGGCTGGCGCGTGCCCTCATCGACGGGGCTGACCTCGTCGGTGCCCGTCGGGCCGCCGAGGTGGTCGCGATGCTGAGCGAGGACGTGCGCGCACCTGGCGGGGACCTGGTGGCCGCGCTCCGGTCGCTGCGCGGCGACAAGCGGGCGGGCTCGTGGCGCACCCAGGTCACCCGGCTGGAGAAGATCGCGGGGCAGGGCCACGGCCAGGCACTCACCGACGACGTGGCAGTCGGGCTGGTGGTGGCCCTGGCGCACCCCGACCGGATCGCGCGCAAGCGCTCCGGGTCCTCGAGCTATCTGATGGCGTCCGGGACTGGCGCGGCGCTCGATCCGCGTGACCCAGGGCCCCTGGCCGGACTGGAGTGGCTCGCGGTCGGCGACGCGGAGCGGCGGCCCGGGCAGCGCGAGGCCCGGATCCGGGCCGCGGCGCCGCTCACCGAGGACCTCGCACTGGAGGCGGCACCGTCCCTGTGGACCGAGGTGGACGAGGTCACCTGGAAGGCAGGGCGGGTCGTGGCTCGCCGGCGGACGCTGCTGGGCGCGATCGAGCTCAGCTCGGTCCCGCTCAGCGATCCGCCCGCGCAGGCCGTGACCGACGCGATCCGAGATGCGGTGGCGAGCGAGGGGATAGCTCTCCTCACCTGGTCGGAGGCGGCCACGGCGCTGCGCGCCCGCCTCGACTTCCTGCACCGTGCACTCGGTGACCCGTGGCCCGACGTGAGCGACGCGGCACTCACACAGAAGCTCGACTCGTGGATAGGGCCGCAGCTGGCGCGGGTCCGCTCGGCCCAGGACCTGCGTCGCATAGACGTGGCGGCCGCGCTCCGGGCGATGCTGCCGTGGCCGCAGGCGGGCCGGCTCGACGACCTGGCGCCGGAGCGGGTGGAGGTCCCCAGCGGGTCGATCGTGCGAATCGACTACTCCGCCGACCAACCGGTGCTCGCCGTACGACTGCAGGAGGTCTTCGGCTGGACCGCAGCCCCCGTCCTCGCCGACGGTCGGGTCCCACTCCTGCTGCACCTGCTCTCACCCGCGCGACGCCCCGCCGCCGTGACGGCCGACCTGGAGTCCTTCTGGGACAACGGCTACCCGGGCGTACGGGCCGACCTGCGCGGGCGCTATCCCAAGCACGCCTGGCCCGACGATCCTCGCAGCGCACCAGCCACCGCACGCACCAACAAGCCACGCCCCCGACGCTGA
- a CDS encoding TROVE domain-containing protein, which produces MDVLRSLGIRRRPQSERADARQRRNSAGGYAFTLDDATRLRRFLVLGVDGGTYYAAPRDLARDNAEIVTRMAQEDPETLVSTIVEVSRNGAAPKQNATLFALALAASYPESSALALAALPKVARTGTHLFLFAAYVEQFRGWGRGLRRAVGSWYTSREAGDLAYQVVKYRQREGWTHRDLLRLAHPETAVPELQDVFDWIVRGAVGDHTPALIEGFMRAQEATDPKTWSALVREHRLSWEMFPDPALREVEVWDALLDVGVPQTALMRQLPRLTRLGLLPDLGGRTDEVASQLTDADRLRAARIHPVNVLVAQRTYAAGRSARGAGEWAPSRKVTDALDAAFYTAFGAVEPSGTRTMLAVDVSGSMGVPISGMPITAREASAALTLVQLATEPLATAVGFTARNGQDWHDTALQPLAISPRQRLDDALKVVDAMPMSGTDCALPMVHATEKGLEVDTFVIYTDNETWAGNIHPHQALAEYRRRSGINAKLIVVGMTATDFSIADPADPGMLDVVGFDAAVPSLITEFARGL; this is translated from the coding sequence ATGGACGTCCTGCGCAGCCTCGGCATCCGCCGCAGGCCACAGTCCGAGCGAGCCGATGCCCGCCAGCGCCGCAACTCGGCCGGCGGCTACGCGTTCACCCTCGATGACGCGACGCGGCTGCGTCGCTTCCTCGTGCTCGGGGTCGACGGCGGCACCTACTACGCCGCTCCGCGCGATCTTGCTCGCGACAACGCCGAGATCGTCACCCGGATGGCGCAGGAAGATCCGGAGACCCTGGTCTCGACCATCGTCGAGGTGTCGCGGAATGGCGCTGCCCCGAAGCAGAACGCGACGCTGTTCGCGCTGGCCCTGGCAGCGTCGTACCCGGAGTCTTCTGCGCTCGCGCTGGCTGCACTGCCCAAGGTCGCACGCACGGGCACGCATCTGTTCCTGTTCGCGGCCTACGTCGAGCAGTTTCGCGGGTGGGGCCGTGGTCTGCGACGTGCAGTCGGCTCGTGGTACACCTCGCGGGAGGCCGGCGACCTGGCCTATCAGGTGGTCAAGTACCGCCAGCGCGAAGGCTGGACGCACCGTGACCTCCTGCGCTTGGCGCACCCTGAGACCGCGGTGCCTGAACTTCAGGACGTTTTCGACTGGATCGTCCGCGGCGCGGTTGGCGACCACACGCCAGCGCTCATCGAGGGCTTCATGCGCGCGCAGGAGGCGACTGACCCGAAGACCTGGTCTGCGCTCGTGCGAGAGCACCGACTCTCGTGGGAGATGTTTCCCGACCCGGCGCTACGAGAGGTGGAGGTATGGGACGCGCTGCTCGACGTGGGCGTGCCCCAAACCGCACTGATGCGGCAGTTGCCGCGGCTCACCCGGCTAGGCCTCCTGCCTGACCTCGGAGGCCGAACGGACGAGGTCGCGTCCCAGCTCACCGACGCGGACCGCCTGCGCGCAGCTCGGATCCACCCGGTCAACGTCCTGGTCGCGCAGCGGACGTACGCCGCCGGGCGGTCGGCTCGCGGTGCCGGCGAGTGGGCGCCGTCGCGGAAGGTGACCGATGCCCTCGACGCGGCGTTCTACACGGCGTTCGGCGCAGTCGAGCCGTCCGGCACCCGCACCATGCTGGCGGTCGACGTGTCCGGCTCGATGGGCGTGCCCATCTCCGGAATGCCGATCACCGCCCGCGAGGCGTCAGCGGCACTGACTCTCGTGCAACTGGCCACGGAGCCGTTGGCGACCGCGGTCGGCTTCACCGCCCGCAACGGTCAGGACTGGCACGACACGGCCCTGCAGCCACTTGCGATCTCCCCGCGCCAGCGCCTGGACGACGCACTGAAGGTTGTCGACGCCATGCCGATGTCGGGAACCGACTGCGCGCTTCCCATGGTGCACGCGACCGAGAAGGGTCTCGAGGTTGACACGTTCGTGATCTACACCGACAACGAGACGTGGGCAGGCAACATTCATCCTCACCAGGCTCTGGCCGAGTACCGCCGTCGATCCGGGATCAACGCGAAGCTCATTGTGGTTGGCATGACCGCCACAGACTTCAGCATCGCCGATCCCGCCGACCCCGGCATGCTCGACGTGGTCGGGTTCGACGCGGCCGTGCCCTCGCTGATCACCGAGTTCGCGCGTGGCCTCTGA
- a CDS encoding NAD(+)--rifampin ADP-ribosyltransferase, with product MSIVDPTAGFEDDPNVTNRKLPHEPDASLQSGESVQRLRLTISAINSRLQPSAAASAP from the coding sequence ATCTCCATCGTCGACCCGACGGCCGGATTCGAGGACGACCCGAACGTCACCAACAGGAAATTGCCCCATGAACCCGACGCGTCCTTGCAGTCTGGAGAGTCCGTTCAGCGTTTGCGTTTGACAATCAGCGCTATCAACTCGCGACTACAGCCCAGTGCAGCCGCCAGTGCTCCGTAG
- a CDS encoding MMPL family transporter, with amino-acid sequence MSNLLYRLGRSAATRPWIAIGAWVVLALVVIASSAAFGRDLEESFEAPGLDSYQAAELLSEAQADEGGVTAHVVFEAPDATTQVAPVEAALAELPRVLGTTTSVSPNGDIALVRVQYPAVEQLAAADLDNLKEAAADLRAESSLTLETGGDLFFAFEEAPTGLGEVAGIVVAMIVLLIAFGSFVAMGLPIGMALFGLVIGITSMKLVTYLIDIPAWAPELAAMVGLGVGIDYALFLVTRHRENLAQGMPVPEAVGRALATAGQAVIFAGGTVVVAILGLLVAGIPFVTGGGVAISAMVLVMVLASVTLLPALLGLAGQRINGRRRRGVVGASRPNTRPSTGWYRWGAHVTRNATAYLVGGAVLMIALAAPVFALNLGFPDDGTKPESRTERRAYDLIADGFGPGANGPLVIAVDISQDRSAAAPLAEAVAADPGITSVSEPAIDAGAGVATLVAQPTTSPQDVATQETVTRLRSEVFPAILDGTASTAHVGGQTATFADLGDRVQERMPRFVAAVLVLSFLLLTVLFRSVLVPLKAVVLNLLSVGAAYGVLVMVFQWGWAANLIGVESTVPIVSFIPLFMFAILFGLSMDYEVFLLSRVREEYRRHGDNTRAVIGGIAGTGRTITAAALIMVAVFSGFVLGSDPVVKMMGVGLATAIFLDATVVRLVLVPATMKLLGDANWWLPGWLDRLLPELDAEPAEEPVGVAAGSPPLAS; translated from the coding sequence ATGTCCAATCTCCTCTACCGGCTCGGCCGGTCCGCCGCGACCCGACCCTGGATCGCCATCGGCGCCTGGGTCGTTCTCGCGCTCGTCGTCATCGCCTCCTCCGCTGCCTTCGGGCGCGATCTCGAGGAGAGCTTCGAGGCTCCCGGCCTCGACTCCTACCAAGCCGCGGAGCTGCTCTCCGAGGCCCAAGCCGACGAGGGCGGCGTCACCGCCCACGTCGTATTCGAAGCGCCGGACGCCACGACGCAGGTGGCGCCCGTCGAGGCTGCCCTCGCCGAGCTCCCGCGGGTGCTGGGTACGACAACCAGCGTCTCGCCGAACGGCGACATCGCGCTCGTGCGGGTGCAGTACCCGGCGGTCGAACAGCTCGCTGCCGCCGACCTGGACAACCTCAAGGAGGCCGCCGCCGACCTGCGTGCGGAGTCGTCGCTGACCCTGGAGACCGGGGGCGATCTCTTCTTCGCGTTCGAGGAGGCACCGACCGGGCTCGGAGAGGTCGCGGGGATCGTCGTCGCGATGATCGTCCTGCTGATCGCCTTCGGCTCCTTCGTCGCGATGGGGCTGCCGATCGGGATGGCGCTGTTCGGTCTGGTCATCGGCATCACCTCGATGAAGCTGGTGACGTACCTGATCGACATCCCGGCGTGGGCGCCGGAGCTCGCGGCCATGGTCGGGCTCGGCGTCGGCATCGACTACGCGCTCTTCCTGGTCACCCGGCACCGCGAGAACCTGGCTCAGGGGATGCCGGTCCCAGAAGCGGTCGGCCGGGCCCTGGCCACCGCGGGACAGGCGGTGATCTTCGCCGGCGGCACGGTCGTCGTGGCGATCCTCGGTTTGCTCGTCGCGGGGATCCCGTTCGTGACCGGCGGCGGGGTCGCCATCTCCGCGATGGTGCTCGTGATGGTGCTCGCCTCGGTCACCTTGCTTCCGGCGCTTCTCGGACTGGCGGGGCAGCGGATCAACGGACGCCGGCGGCGGGGCGTCGTCGGGGCGTCCCGGCCCAACACTCGACCCAGCACCGGCTGGTACCGGTGGGGTGCTCACGTGACCCGGAACGCGACGGCGTACCTCGTCGGCGGAGCGGTCCTCATGATCGCCCTGGCCGCACCCGTCTTCGCGCTCAACCTGGGTTTCCCGGACGACGGCACCAAGCCCGAGTCCAGAACCGAACGACGGGCGTACGACCTCATCGCCGACGGCTTCGGCCCCGGCGCCAACGGGCCGCTGGTGATCGCCGTCGACATCTCGCAGGACAGGTCCGCCGCGGCGCCGCTCGCCGAGGCGGTGGCGGCCGACCCGGGCATCACCTCGGTCAGCGAACCGGCCATCGACGCCGGTGCAGGCGTCGCGACCCTGGTGGCCCAGCCGACCACGTCGCCCCAGGACGTCGCCACCCAGGAGACCGTCACGAGGCTGCGTAGCGAGGTCTTCCCGGCGATCCTCGACGGCACCGCCTCGACAGCGCACGTCGGCGGTCAGACCGCCACCTTCGCCGACCTCGGTGACCGGGTGCAGGAGCGGATGCCGCGCTTCGTCGCGGCGGTGCTGGTGCTGTCGTTCCTCCTGCTCACGGTGTTGTTCCGGTCGGTGCTGGTGCCGCTGAAGGCGGTCGTGCTGAACCTGCTGAGCGTCGGCGCGGCGTACGGCGTGCTCGTCATGGTCTTCCAGTGGGGCTGGGCGGCCAACCTGATCGGCGTGGAGTCGACGGTGCCGATCGTGTCGTTCATCCCGCTGTTCATGTTCGCGATCCTGTTCGGGCTCTCCATGGACTACGAGGTGTTCCTGCTGTCGCGAGTGCGCGAGGAGTACCGCCGCCACGGCGACAACACCCGTGCGGTCATCGGCGGGATCGCCGGCACCGGGCGCACCATCACCGCAGCCGCACTGATCATGGTGGCCGTCTTCTCGGGCTTCGTCCTCGGCAGTGACCCGGTGGTGAAGATGATGGGAGTGGGCCTGGCCACGGCGATCTTCCTCGACGCGACCGTCGTACGCCTGGTGCTCGTCCCCGCGACCATGAAGCTCCTCGGCGACGCGAACTGGTGGCTGCCGGGGTGGCTGGACCGGCTGCTGCCGGAGCTGGACGCTGAGCCGGCGGAGGAGCCGGTGGGAGTCGCGGCGGGGTCGCCGCCGCTGGCCTCCTAG
- a CDS encoding sensor histidine kinase, with product MVTAFVRSVLAEPRAPDPPARMWWDWALVGALLASAAGEAIFRPDVPWRPLGTVVALLVIPVLLWRRTLPLLATAVGFGGAMVLHIPMIVDGVRDAGLYTMACVLLLPYALYRWASGREALVGTAIVAVPVSLGLATSQTLGDVIGGATVVVASFALGAALRYRAVARQREVQQVRTLERGELARELHDTVAHHVSAIAIQAQAGRAVAATDPALAVEALAVIEAEASRTLSEMRTMVRVLREADAVDYAPQRGIGDLDELTRMSPLVEVRCVGDLADLPQPVEVSVYRICQESVTNAIRHALYPTRVSVEVRGEAGVVEVRVHDDGEVARLSTNVGYGLLGMAERAKLLGGVCQAGPDPAGGWTVEATLPREVSR from the coding sequence ATGGTGACCGCCTTCGTCCGCTCAGTTCTCGCCGAGCCCCGTGCCCCGGACCCGCCGGCGCGGATGTGGTGGGACTGGGCCCTGGTCGGTGCCCTGCTGGCCTCGGCCGCGGGCGAGGCGATCTTCCGCCCCGACGTACCGTGGCGCCCGTTGGGCACCGTGGTCGCGCTCCTGGTGATCCCGGTCCTGCTCTGGCGGCGTACTCTTCCACTTTTGGCGACCGCGGTCGGCTTCGGCGGCGCGATGGTGCTGCACATCCCGATGATCGTCGACGGCGTGCGTGATGCGGGGCTCTACACCATGGCCTGCGTCCTGTTGCTGCCGTACGCCCTGTACCGCTGGGCATCGGGACGGGAGGCTCTGGTCGGTACGGCGATCGTGGCCGTACCGGTGAGTCTGGGACTCGCGACCAGCCAGACCCTCGGAGACGTGATCGGTGGCGCCACCGTGGTGGTCGCGTCGTTCGCCCTCGGGGCCGCGCTGCGCTACCGCGCGGTTGCGCGCCAGCGCGAGGTCCAGCAGGTCCGTACGCTCGAGCGCGGCGAGCTCGCTCGCGAGCTGCACGACACCGTCGCCCACCACGTCTCCGCCATCGCGATCCAGGCCCAGGCAGGGCGAGCGGTGGCGGCCACCGACCCGGCGCTGGCGGTCGAGGCGCTGGCGGTGATCGAGGCCGAGGCGTCACGTACGTTGTCCGAGATGCGCACGATGGTCCGAGTGCTCCGCGAGGCCGACGCCGTTGACTACGCGCCGCAGCGGGGCATCGGCGATCTGGACGAGCTGACCCGGATGAGCCCTCTGGTGGAGGTGCGGTGCGTGGGCGATCTCGCCGACCTGCCGCAGCCGGTCGAGGTGTCGGTGTACCGAATCTGTCAGGAGTCGGTCACGAACGCGATCCGGCACGCCCTCTACCCCACGAGGGTCAGCGTCGAGGTCCGGGGCGAGGCCGGCGTCGTGGAGGTGCGTGTGCACGACGACGGAGAAGTCGCCCGCCTCTCGACCAACGTGGGCTACGGCCTGCTCGGGATGGCCGAGCGGGCCAAACTCCTCGGCGGCGTGTGCCAGGCCGGGCCGGACCCGGCCGGTGGCTGGACCGTCGAGGCGACCCTGCCGCGTGAGGTGTCCCGATGA
- a CDS encoding response regulator translates to MTIRVVVADDQLLVRTGLTMILNAQPGIEVVGEATDGHEAVAVARELRPDVCLFDIRMPGIDGVEATRRLAGPGVEDPLAIVVITTFDLDEYIHGALKAGARGFLLKDAGPELLVQAIHAAANGDALISPNITRRLLTTLVGLERATPPAQPIEPLTEREEEVLLTVARGRTNAEIAEELNITLSTVKSHVAALMNKLGARNRVEVAMWAYETKRVKE, encoded by the coding sequence ATGACCATCCGGGTGGTGGTCGCGGACGACCAGCTCCTGGTCCGCACCGGCCTGACGATGATCCTCAACGCGCAGCCCGGGATCGAGGTCGTCGGTGAGGCGACGGACGGTCACGAGGCGGTGGCCGTGGCCCGCGAGCTGCGTCCCGACGTCTGCCTCTTCGACATCCGGATGCCCGGCATCGACGGCGTCGAAGCGACCCGCCGGCTCGCCGGCCCCGGCGTCGAGGACCCCCTCGCCATCGTCGTCATCACGACCTTCGACCTCGACGAGTACATCCACGGCGCCCTCAAGGCCGGCGCCCGTGGCTTCCTGCTCAAGGACGCCGGTCCCGAGCTGCTGGTCCAGGCGATCCACGCAGCAGCGAACGGCGACGCGCTCATCTCGCCCAACATCACCCGCCGCCTCCTCACCACGCTGGTTGGCCTCGAGCGAGCCACCCCGCCGGCCCAGCCGATCGAGCCGCTCACCGAGCGCGAGGAGGAAGTCCTCCTGACCGTCGCGCGTGGCCGCACCAATGCAGAGATCGCCGAGGAGCTGAACATCACCCTGAGCACGGTGAAGAGCCATGTCGCCGCGCTGATGAACAAGCTCGGCGCCCGCAACCGCGTCGAGGTCGCGATGTGGGCGTACGAGACCAAGCGTGTGAAGGAGTAG